The DNA region ATTATAAGTTTCATAGTGGAATAGTTAGAAGTCATGATTCCTTTTACATAGATGATTCTGAGGAACTATCGAAATATTGGAGTAGGAAACAAGTATTAGGGTCAGATATGGAAACGGCAACCCTATTTACTCTAGGAAGTTTAAGAGGCATTAAGGTTGCAAGTATATTGAACAATGTTGTGTTATTTGAGGAAAGTACTAAGGATAGTATTAATAATTTAGTTGATGAAGGTAGTGAGGAAATGAAGGGTGAGGAAAATGAGATTATTTTAGCCCTAGAAACCTTCTATGAAATTTCAAAACTGTAGTTTAATATTTTAAAGCCCTTAGATTTATTGTCGCCCATTTTATGGATAAGGATAAATCTAAGGGCGTTTTTATTCTTAAAAACAATAAGGAAAGAACATGTATCTTTCAACTTTAGAAGCTATTTGCAGAGAGTTAGAATGTCAACCTGGTGATATACTAGAATATATGGAAGATGAAGAATATAAGAATAATAATCAACGGTAAGTACGTTGCTATAAGGTTTCATTGAGAATTAAAGTAAATTTCTTAATGAAATCTTAATTTTTCATTTGAATTTTTGGTGTATTGTAAGTATAATATAGTGTTCTGATATAATCCAATGAAAAAACTTATTTTTAGCATTTATCGTCAATATTATTAACAGCAAATTAGTTAGCTATAAACTAAGAATCAGTTCAGAGGGAGTTTTTACTCCGACAGAACGCAAAGTAATCGGATAAATATTTATGAAAGGTTACAAACGATACTTGAATTAGAGGGGATAAAAATGATTAATAAAAAAGCTGTTCTGACATCTATACTTGCGATGACAATGGTTTTATCAATTGGTTGCACCAGTATAAACACACCAAGAGAAACTGGAAATAACGATAATCCAAAGCAAGTAGAAGAAGATAATAAGGAGGAAGAGAAAATAACAGAAAGCCATAATCAAGAGAAGGAAGAGCCAACAGATGAAATAAAGCTACAATTAGATGAAATGACTCTAGACGAAAAAATTGGACAATTAGTTTTAGTAGGTATGGATGGTTATGATGTAAATGATAATGTAAAGGAACTTATAGAATCTTACCATGTAGGTGGAATAATATTATATAGGAAAAATGTGAAGGATAGCAATCAGCTATTATCTTTAATAAACTCTTTAAAAAGTAGCAATTCTTCCAATAAAGCACCCTTGTTTATTTCAGTAGATGAGGAAGGTGGAGTTGTCAGTAGAAATCCTAATGAGGTTAAAAAACTTCCTACAGCAAGAAGCATAGGTAAAACAGAGAATAGTAGTTTAGCATTTGAAGCTGGTAGATTATTAGGACAGACGGTAAAAAAGTTTGGATATAATATGAATTTTGCGCCTGTATTAGATGTAGATAGTAATCCCCTAAATCCTGTAATAGGAAATAGATCATTTGGAGATACAATAGAAACTGTTTCAACTATGGGACTTGAAATGTTTAAGGGAATTAAGGAAGAAGGGGTAATACCTGTAATTAAACATTTTCCAGGTCATGGAGATACTAGTGTTGATTCACATATTGGACTACCAGTTGTGGATCATGATTTAAAAAGAATAATGGATTTTGAGATCGTGCCATTTAAACACGCTATAGATAATGGGGCAGATGTGGTTATGGTATCTCATATTCTTATGTCACAGATAGATCCCGAGTATCCTGCTTCTATGTCTAGTATAGTTATTAACGACATATTAAGAGATAAGTTGAAATTTGAAGGTGTAGTTATTACAGATGATATGACGATGGGAGCTATAGAAAAAAATTATAACATAGGTGATGCAGCTGTTAGGTCTATTAAAGCAGGGACAGATATAATTCTAGTAGGTCATAATTACGAAAAAGCGGTAACTGTATTTAATGCAATAAAGACTGGAGTCGATACTGGTATTATTTCAATAGATAGAATCGATGAAAGTGTATATAAAATATTAAAACTAAAGGAGAAGTATGGGCTAGAGGATTTAGTAATTGAGGATCTGAATGTTGAAGAAATTAATAGAGATATTGGTAAGCTAGTAGAAAAGGTGAAGCAAAACTGAAAATATAATGTTAGCTTTAAAGCTTAAAATAGAGATCTAAACTATAAGGTGTAGATCTCTATTTTATTTTTTTATAATTTAAGTAGGCATTGTCTCTTATACTACTGCTTTTTAAAAAACAATAAGGTAGTAATTTAAAATGTTAATTGTACATAAATATAAATTATAAAAAAATTGTTTATACTAAGGTAAATCTAAAATTTGACAATTACCTTTTTATTATAGACTATTGTTAATATATATATTATAATAAACTTCAAACTATAACTAATTATGCATTAATAGTAGGGCGTAATGTTTATTTTACCATAGTTAAACATTTTAATTTAGAATATTAATGAAAGGATGTGAATAAATACACTGTAAAACTATATATTAGTAATTATATTAAAAAGTAATAAGGAGGAGGAGAAAATGTTAACGAACCCAGTTATTTTATCTGTTCTTGTCATGACAATTTTATGTTTACTAAAGTTAAACGTAATACTTTCTCTACTAATAGCAGCTTTAGTAGGTGGGTTAGCAGCAGGAATGCCTATTGCTGACACTATGAAAGTTTTAATAGGTGGTATGGGAGGTAATTCGGAAACAGCTCTGAGTTATATTCTGTTAGGAGCTTTGGCTGCTGCTATTCATACTACTGGTGTTGCAGAAATATTAGCAAAGAAAACTTCTGGCTGGGTTAAGGGAAAAGGAATTATTTTAGTAGGAATTATCGCAATAGTAAGTATATTCTCACAAAATCTTATTCCTGTACACATTGCATTTATACCAATATTAATACCTCCACTGATTATGGTAATGAATAAGCTAAAAATAGATAGAAGAGCTGTTGCATGTGCATTGACATTTGGGTTAAAGGCTCCATATGTAGCACTCCCAGTTGGTTTTGGACTTATGTTTCATAACATTATAAGAGACGAGATGATTGCAAATGGAATGCCGGTAGTTACTGGCGATATATGGAGAGTAATGTGGTTACCAGGACTTTCTATGGTAATAGGCTTATTAATAGCGATTCTATTTACCTACAGAAAGCCTAGAGAATATGTAGACATTGAAGGGGAAGTTGATAAGGATACAAGTAAGGAAACAGAAGTTATAATTAAAATGAATAAAGCTCATTGGGTTTCACTAATTGGAGCGGTATCAGCTCTAGTGATTCAAATAAAATTTGAATCGCTACCTCTAGGTGCCATTGTAAGTCTAGCGATTATGGTTATATTTGGAGCTATTAGATGGAAGGATATTGATAGCATAATTAATAGCGGCATAGGTATGATGGGATTTATTGCATTCGTTATGCTTGTTGCTTCTGGGTATGGTGCAGTAATAAGAGAAACTGGAGGAGTTCAAGCTTTAGTAGAAGGTGCCGCAGGTCTTATGGGGGGAAGTAAGCTAATAGCTGCATCCATAATGGTTTTAGTTGGACTTATTATAACAATGGGTATTGGAACCTCATTTGGTACTATTCCAATAATTGCTGCCATTTATGTTCCTTTAGCATCTATAATAGGATTTAGTATACCTGCAACTATTATATTAATTGGTACTGCTGCTGCATTAGGTGATGCAGGATCTCCAGCTTCCGATAGTACTCTAGGAC from Alkaliphilus flagellatus includes:
- the nagZ gene encoding beta-N-acetylhexosaminidase; this translates as MINKKAVLTSILAMTMVLSIGCTSINTPRETGNNDNPKQVEEDNKEEEKITESHNQEKEEPTDEIKLQLDEMTLDEKIGQLVLVGMDGYDVNDNVKELIESYHVGGIILYRKNVKDSNQLLSLINSLKSSNSSNKAPLFISVDEEGGVVSRNPNEVKKLPTARSIGKTENSSLAFEAGRLLGQTVKKFGYNMNFAPVLDVDSNPLNPVIGNRSFGDTIETVSTMGLEMFKGIKEEGVIPVIKHFPGHGDTSVDSHIGLPVVDHDLKRIMDFEIVPFKHAIDNGADVVMVSHILMSQIDPEYPASMSSIVINDILRDKLKFEGVVITDDMTMGAIEKNYNIGDAAVRSIKAGTDIILVGHNYEKAVTVFNAIKTGVDTGIISIDRIDESVYKILKLKEKYGLEDLVIEDLNVEEINRDIGKLVEKVKQN
- a CDS encoding helix-turn-helix domain-containing protein: MYLSTLEAICRELECQPGDILEYMEDEEYKNNNQR
- a CDS encoding Na+/H+ antiporter family protein, with product MLTNPVILSVLVMTILCLLKLNVILSLLIAALVGGLAAGMPIADTMKVLIGGMGGNSETALSYILLGALAAAIHTTGVAEILAKKTSGWVKGKGIILVGIIAIVSIFSQNLIPVHIAFIPILIPPLIMVMNKLKIDRRAVACALTFGLKAPYVALPVGFGLMFHNIIRDEMIANGMPVVTGDIWRVMWLPGLSMVIGLLIAILFTYRKPREYVDIEGEVDKDTSKETEVIIKMNKAHWVSLIGAVSALVIQIKFESLPLGAIVSLAIMVIFGAIRWKDIDSIINSGIGMMGFIAFVMLVASGYGAVIRETGGVQALVEGAAGLMGGSKLIAASIMVLVGLIITMGIGTSFGTIPIIAAIYVPLASIIGFSIPATIILIGTAAALGDAGSPASDSTLGPTAGLNVDGKHDHIWDTCVPTFIHYNIPLLIAGILGAMIF